CCGGCCCCTGCGACATATTGAAATACACGTCCGCATACTGCGGATCGCCCGGCAATTTGCCAGGAGGGAAATTGGGCTCGATCGAATACAGGGCTTTTTCAAACGACTTCTGGTGCGCCACTTCGCGCGTCATCAGGAAGCCCAGCGCTTCCTTCACGCCCGGATCGTCCGTCAGGTTGATCAGGCGCTCGTAGACGATCTTGGCGCGCGCCTCGGCGGCGATGTTCGAGCGCAGATCCGCCGTCGGTTCGCCGATGGTGTCGATGTAGGCGGCCGTCCACGGCACGCCGGCCGAATTGACCAGCGGGGCGCCGCCGCCGTACAGCACCTGCGTCACGTGGCTGTCGTTGCCCGCGCCCGTGATATTGCGGTATAGCTCGGCCGCCTGGTCGACGCCCTCGGCCAGCCGGCCCTTGGCGCCCTTGTTGAGCATGACGACGATATTGCCGATCACTTCCAGGTGGCTCAGTTCTTCCGTGGCGATATCGAACAGCATGTCCTTGCGGCCCGGATCGTCCTCCGACAAGGCTTGCGTGAAATAGCGGCAGGCGGCGGCCAGCTCGCCCTGCGGGCCGCCGAATTGTTCCAGCATCAGGTTGGCCAGCCCGGGATTGGGCTGCTCTACCCTGACCGTGTATTGCAGTCGCTTGTTGTGTGCAAACATGGTGTTCTCCTCATTCGCAGCACGCCGGTCTACTCGTGCTGATTCAGTGATCTGTGGATGTCCTTCGACTCGTTGCGGCCCGGCCGGTCATCGGCCAGCTTGCCCGCTTCGCTCTGCGGCCGCTGCGCCGCGCCCTTGACGTGGGCGTTGTCGTCAGATTGCGTCAGGGTGGGCAGGTTTTCCTGCTCCACCGGGTCAGGCCGGCCCTGCGGCGTGATGACGTCATTGGCCCAGTGGCC
Above is a genomic segment from Janthinobacterium sp. 64 containing:
- a CDS encoding manganese catalase family protein, which codes for MFAHNKRLQYTVRVEQPNPGLANLMLEQFGGPQGELAAACRYFTQALSEDDPGRKDMLFDIATEELSHLEVIGNIVVMLNKGAKGRLAEGVDQAAELYRNITGAGNDSHVTQVLYGGGAPLVNSAGVPWTAAYIDTIGEPTADLRSNIAAEARAKIVYERLINLTDDPGVKEALGFLMTREVAHQKSFEKALYSIEPNFPPGKLPGDPQYADVYFNMSQGPGEERGPWNQGGKWQYISDPRQQMAVDGGTGEAEVKLPKDELATVQQMAARTASNPDADPLTGAELGMRPNGRDGGTPSMPL